In a genomic window of Thunnus thynnus chromosome 16, fThuThy2.1, whole genome shotgun sequence:
- the ptpn21 gene encoding tyrosine-protein phosphatase non-receptor type 21 isoform X2 has product MPLPFGLKLKRTRRYTVSSKSCLVTRIQLLNGEFVEFTLSVESTGQECLEAVAQRLELREITYFSLWYFNKQNQQRWIDLEKPLKKQLDKYGLEPTVYFGVVFYIPSVTQLQQEITRYQYYLQLKKDVLEGRISCSLEQAIRLASLAVQADFGDFNRYDSQEFLQKFVLFPIDWIQDERVLEEATQKVALLYQSFRGLSAPEAEMLYMQEVEKMEGYGQESYQAKDNTGTDVTLGSCLDGIFVKHKNGRPLLLFRWNEINNMSHNRSFFALELANREESVQFQTEDMETSKYVCRMCLARLKFYKINKSSLQTQPTVVNPVRRRSSTRISLPKPQPYMMPPPQMHYNGHFTEPYTSSQDNLYMNSQNGYYYHSQTSLDCSPLEYSSGGRLRNGSVYSAHSTSSLTNPQHYLQPSPMSSNPSITSDITRPDYVPSHRHSALIPPSYRATPDYETVMRQKNRGAGGGMVLSQEHRQSHSMRNLNIGNSYAYSRPDPLVYSQPEIRGEHGGAAHHHHYPFLGSSFHSPSPYPYPTERRPVVGAVSVPELTNVQLQQAQEYPAPNIMRTHVYRPPPPYPYAHPRPANSTPDLSRHLYVSSSNPDLIITRRVHHSVQTFQEDSLPVAHSLQEVSEPLFSGPPHRHPHHAQKRNSIEIAGLAHSFEGMRVKERTVSSSAAETATPPPVLRGGRSQGSQLNVFLERTKTEDRGDIKEDIQYGHKKSLSDATMLVHSSGEEEEFEDDGGRHTPLSQDAIASIVSDQQPQQHHSFTSLSSLTPQQQTPIEPPPAYPIGSSLDPSITGSMTYKVHPLIQEGEPLYLLSDLRQPRIMPSVSEGDLSGQAKQKTKKDFKKRPVSDVPPGKKTVEGLPPPGMKKGARSEVKKMGPLKVAHLNGLSVSRQPMHDEVKDEPERASNDERCKVLEQHMESGELLKEYESIPKRRPSGECTIAQLPESGDKNRFQDVLPYDDTRVELVPTKENNTGYINASHIRITVGGQEWSYIATQGPLSNTCQDFWQMVWEQGVSIIAMVTAEEESGREKSFRYWPRLGSRHNTVTYGRFKITTRFRTESGCYATTGLKIKHLLTGQERTVWHLQYTDWPDHGCPEDFKGFLTYLEEIQSVRRHTNSISDPKNTNLPVLVHCSAGVGRTGVIILSEIMIACLEHNEMLDVRTVLSKLRNQRMMMVQTLSQYTFIYRVLIQYLRSSRLI; this is encoded by the exons AGCTGTCTTGTCACTCGGATTCAGCTGCTCAATGGAGAGTTTGTTGAGTTTACACTTTCAGTGGAGAGCACTGGACAGGAATGTTTGGAGGCAGTTGCTCAGAGACTCGAGTTAAGAGAg ATAACATACTTCAGTCTGTGGTACTTCAACAAGCAGAACCAGCAAAGATGGATTGACTTGGAGAAGCCGCTGAAAAAGCAGCTGGACAAGTATGGGCTGGAGCCAACCGTTTACTTTGGAGTTGTGTTTTACATACCCAGTGTCACCCAACTGCAACAGGAGATCACGAG ATATCAGTATTACCTACAGCTGAAGAAGGATGTTCTGGAGGGCAGGATCTCATGCTCCCTAGAGCAAGCCATCCGTTTAGCTAGCCTAGCAGTGCAAG CTGACTTTGGAGACTTCAACCGATATGATTCCCAGGAGTTCCTCCAGAAGTTTGTGCTGTTCCCCATT GACTGGATCCAGGATGAGCGAGTACTGGAAGAGGCCACTCAGAAAGTGGCCCTTCTTTATCAGTCCTTCAG gggTTTGTCAGCCCCAGAGGCAGAGATGTTGTACATGCAGGAGGTGGAGAAAATGGAAGGCTATGGCCAGGAAAGCTATCAAGCCAAG GACAATACAGGCACAGATGTTACCCTTGGATCCTGCCTTGATGGCATCTTTGTCAAGCATAAAAATGGCAGGCCACTTCTTTTATTTAG GTGGAATGAAATTAACAACATGAGTCACAACAGGTCCTTCTTTGCCCTGGAGCTAGCCAACAGAGAGGAGAGTGTTCAGTTCCAGACC GAAGACATGGAAACCTCCAAATATGTGTGCCGGATGTGTCTGGCCAGACTCAAGTTTTATAAGATTAACAAGAGTAGcct TCAAACCCAGCCCACAGTTGTCAACCCAGTCAGACGGAGATCTTCTACTAGAATATCTCTG CCAAAGCCTCAGCCCTACATGATGCCCCCTCCGCAAATGCACTACAATGGCCATTTCACAGAGCCTTACACATCATCACAAG ACAACCTGTACATGAACAGTCAGAACGGTTATTACTACCACTCCCAGACCAGCCTGGACTGCTCTCCCCTGGAATACAGCAGTGGGGGACGTTTACGGAACGGCAGTGTATACAGTGCCCACAGCACCAGCTCTCTAACCAATCCCCAGCACTACCTGCAGCCCTCACCCATGTCCTCCAATCCCTCTATCACCAGCGATATCACCAGGCCGGACTACGTCCCCTCGCATCGTCACAGCGCTCTCATCCCGCCCTCCTACCGTGCCACTCCTGATTATGAGACAGTGATGCGTCAAAAGAAccgaggagcaggaggaggaatgGTTTTGTCTCAAGAGCACCGGCAGAGCCACTCCATGAGGAACCTAAACATTGGAAACTCGTACGCCTACAGCAGGCCAGACCCTCTAGTTTACAGCCAGCCGGAGATCAGGGGGGAACATGGCGGAGCAGCCCATCACCACCACTATCCCTTCCTCGGCTCCAGCTTCCACAGCCCGTCTCCATACCCCTATCCCACAGAGAGGAGACCTGTGGTGGGGGCAGTCAGTGTCCCGGAGCTCACGAATGTCCAGTTACAGCAGGCCCAAGAGTATCCAGCCCCCAACATCATGAGAACACACGTGTACCGACCGCCTCCGCCTTACCCATATGCCCATCCCCGCCCTGCTAACAGCACACCTGACCTGTCGCGTCACCTGTACGTCAGTAGTAGCAACCCAGACCTGATCATCACGCGGCGTGTGCACCACTCAGTCCAGACTTTCCAAGAGGACAGCCTGCCTGTGGCTCACTCCTTACAAGAGGTGTCGGAGCCTCTTTTCAGCGGACCcccacacagacacccacaccATGCTCAGAAGCGTAATTCCATTGAGATCGCCGGACTGGCGCATAGTTTCGAGGGGATGAGGGTCAAAGAGCGGACCGTGTCTTCTTCAGCAGCTGAAACCGCCACGCCCCCTCCGGTCCTGCGCGGAGGTCGCTCTCAGGGCTCTCAGCTCAACGTGTTCTTGGAACGCACAAAGACAGAGGACAGGGGAGACATTAAGGAGGACATTCAGTACGGACACAAGAAATCCCTTTCAGACGCCACCATGCTGGTTCACAGTAGCGGTGAAGAAGAGGAGTTTGAGGACGACGGCGGACGTCACACTCCGCTTTCTCAGGACGCAATAGCATCAATTGTTTCTGACCAGCAGCCACAACAGCATCACAGCTTtacatctctctcttctctgacGCCTCAGCAACAGACTCCCATTGAGCCTCCTCCTGCTTATCCCATAGGCTCCTCCCTGGACCCCTCAATAACAGGCTCCATGACCTACAAGGTTCACCCCCTGATCCAGGAGGGGGAGCCTCTGTACCTGCTGTCAGATTTACGGCAGCCCAGGATTATGCCCTCAGTGTCAGAGGGAGACCTGAGCGGCCAGGCCAAGCAGAAGACTAAGAAAGACTTCAAGAAGAGGCCTGTGTCTGATGTGCCTCCTGGGAAGAAAACAGTAGAAGGCTTGCCCCCTCCG GGCATGAAGAAAGGGGCTAGGTCAGAGGTGAAGAAGATGGGCCCGCTGAAGGTTGCCCATCTCAATGGCCTGTCAGTGTCCAGGCAGCCAATGCACGACGAGGTCAAGGATGAGCCTGAAAGAGCCTCTAATGACGAGAGG tgtaaaGTGCTGGAGCAGCATATGGAGAGCGGCGAGCTGTTAAAGGAGTACGAGAGTATCCCAAAGCGTCGTCCATCAGGGGAATGCACCATTGCCCAGCTGCCAGAGAGCGGAGACAAAAACCGCTTCCAAGACGTCCTGCCTTATGACGACACCCGAGTGGAGCTGGTTCCCACTAAAGAGAACAACACAGGCTACATCAATGCATCGCACATCAGA ATAACAGTAGGTGGACAGGAGTGGAGCTACATTGCTACACAGGGCCCCTTGTCGAACACGTGCCAGGACTTCTGGCAGATGGTATGGGAACAGGGAGTATCCATCATCGCCATGGTCACAGCTGAAGAG GAGAGCGGCCGAGAGAAGAGCTTCCGGTACTGGCCCCGACTCGGCTCACGACACAACACGGTGACGTACGGCCGCTTTAAGATCACCACACGGTTCCGCACAGAGTCCGGCTGCTACGCTACCACAGGGCTAAAGATCAAACACCTCCTGACGGGCCAAGAGAGGACCGTCTGGCACCTGCAGTACACAGATTGGCCTGACCACGGCTGTCCTGAGGACTTCAAAGGCTTCCTCA CCTACCTGGAGGAGATCCAGTCTGTGAGGAGACACACTAACAGCATCAGTGACCCAAAGAACACCAACCTACCTGTGCTGGTCCACTGCAGTGCTGGAGTGGGACGGACTGGAGTGATCATCCTGTCTGAGATCATGATAGCCTGCCTAGAGCACAATGAG ATGCTGGATGTCAGAACTGTCCTGTCAAAGCTGCGAAATCAGAGGATGATGATGGTTCAGACCTTGTCTCAGTACACCTTCATCTACAGGGTCCTCATCCAGTACCTCCGCAGCTCCAGGCTAATCTGA
- the fam98b gene encoding protein FAM98B, which produces MEFDILDSLEQLGYAGPLMEEKALLGAAQGGLSSQEYVDLCRWLASRLKLQCELEESITSGPDDLDSLQVEVSGLLKELHCPHEEVVSGILKGSARNQKDHLKIVLFLSSELQAAQIVRSRHISDKQQDERPEYQELLKICQTLNLPEPQGQDTAGVFSQIQDKVKKVLEDLPDGSIGNPVLKKSLSSDQWEKLHNINAALSSEYECRRRMLIKRLDVTVQSFGWSDRAKVKVDSMARAYQPRRHSLRPQSMVDAAELLAAREDLCNVVKTSSGSSREKTTCAVNKILMGRVPDRGGRPSEIEAPPPEMPPWQKRQDGGGGGGWGGRGGGRGGGRGGGGGGGWRGGGWNQGGHSGHGGYGGYGGKRGRYQY; this is translated from the exons AtggagtttgacattttagactCTTTAGAGCAGCTCGG CTATGCCGGCCCCCTGATGGAGGAGAAGGCGCTCCTCGGAGCTGCACAGGGAGGCCTGTCCTCTCAGGAGTATGTGGACCTGTGCAGGTGGTTGGCATCCAGgttaaagctgcagtgtgagCTGGAGGAGAGCATCACTTCTGGTCCAG ACGACTTGGACAGCCTGCAGGTGGAGGTGAGCGGTTTGCTGAAAGAGTTGCACTGTCCTCATGAAGAAGTAGTTTCAGGAATTCTCAAGGGCAGCGCACGAAATCAAAAAGATCATCTAAAGATTGTCT tGTTTCTAAGCTCGGAGCTTCAGGCGGCTCAGATTGTGAGGAGCAGACACATCTCAGATAAACAGCAAGACGAGAGGCCGGAGTATCAAGAGCTCCTGAAAATCTGTCAAACACTGAACCTCCCAGAGCCCCAAGGACAGGATACAGCAGGCGTCTTCTCCCAAATACAAGACAAG GTTAAAAAAGTACTTGAAGATCTCCCAGACGGTTCGATTGGAAACCCCGTGCTGAAGAAATCTCTCAGCAGTGATCAGTGG GAGAAGCTGCACAACATAAACGCAGCTCTGTCGTCGGAGTACGAGTGTCGGCGCAGGATGCTCATCAAGCGGCTGGACGTCACGGTTCAGTCCTTCGGGTGGTCAGACAGAGCCAAG gtaaaGGTGGACAGCATGGCGAGGGCCTACCAGCCCAGGAGACACTCTCTGAGGCCGCAGTCGATGGTGGACGCGGCCGAGCTGCTGGCTGCCAGAGAAGACCTCTGCAACGTGGTGAAGACCAGCAGCGGCTCCAGCAGAGAGAAGACGACTTGTGCTGTCAACAAG ATCCTCATGGGGAGAGTGCCAGACCGAGGAGGACGTCCCTCAGAGATAGAAGCCCCGCCCCCCGAGATGCCACCCTGGCAGAAAAGAcaagatggaggaggagggggtggctGGGGAGGACGTGGTGGTGGACGAGgtggtggaagaggaggaggaggaggtggtggttgGAGAGGAGGTGGATGGAACCAAGGAGGACACAGTGGGCACGGAGGATATGGTGGATACGGAGGAAAGAGGGGACGGTACCAGTATTAG
- the ptpn21 gene encoding tyrosine-protein phosphatase non-receptor type 21 isoform X1 — protein MPLPFGLKLKRTRRYTVSSKSCLVTRIQLLNGEFVEFTLSVESTGQECLEAVAQRLELREITYFSLWYFNKQNQQRWIDLEKPLKKQLDKYGLEPTVYFGVVFYIPSVTQLQQEITRYQYYLQLKKDVLEGRISCSLEQAIRLASLAVQADFGDFNRYDSQEFLQKFVLFPIDWIQDERVLEEATQKVALLYQSFRGLSAPEAEMLYMQEVEKMEGYGQESYQAKDNTGTDVTLGSCLDGIFVKHKNGRPLLLFRWNEINNMSHNRSFFALELANREESVQFQTEDMETSKYVCRMCLARLKFYKINKSSLEECDPLPSEGSQKSLLTLSFPRFPMLSRPSLPSNKGQTQPTVVNPVRRRSSTRISLPKPQPYMMPPPQMHYNGHFTEPYTSSQDNLYMNSQNGYYYHSQTSLDCSPLEYSSGGRLRNGSVYSAHSTSSLTNPQHYLQPSPMSSNPSITSDITRPDYVPSHRHSALIPPSYRATPDYETVMRQKNRGAGGGMVLSQEHRQSHSMRNLNIGNSYAYSRPDPLVYSQPEIRGEHGGAAHHHHYPFLGSSFHSPSPYPYPTERRPVVGAVSVPELTNVQLQQAQEYPAPNIMRTHVYRPPPPYPYAHPRPANSTPDLSRHLYVSSSNPDLIITRRVHHSVQTFQEDSLPVAHSLQEVSEPLFSGPPHRHPHHAQKRNSIEIAGLAHSFEGMRVKERTVSSSAAETATPPPVLRGGRSQGSQLNVFLERTKTEDRGDIKEDIQYGHKKSLSDATMLVHSSGEEEEFEDDGGRHTPLSQDAIASIVSDQQPQQHHSFTSLSSLTPQQQTPIEPPPAYPIGSSLDPSITGSMTYKVHPLIQEGEPLYLLSDLRQPRIMPSVSEGDLSGQAKQKTKKDFKKRPVSDVPPGKKTVEGLPPPGMKKGARSEVKKMGPLKVAHLNGLSVSRQPMHDEVKDEPERASNDERCKVLEQHMESGELLKEYESIPKRRPSGECTIAQLPESGDKNRFQDVLPYDDTRVELVPTKENNTGYINASHIRITVGGQEWSYIATQGPLSNTCQDFWQMVWEQGVSIIAMVTAEEESGREKSFRYWPRLGSRHNTVTYGRFKITTRFRTESGCYATTGLKIKHLLTGQERTVWHLQYTDWPDHGCPEDFKGFLTYLEEIQSVRRHTNSISDPKNTNLPVLVHCSAGVGRTGVIILSEIMIACLEHNEMLDVRTVLSKLRNQRMMMVQTLSQYTFIYRVLIQYLRSSRLI, from the exons AGCTGTCTTGTCACTCGGATTCAGCTGCTCAATGGAGAGTTTGTTGAGTTTACACTTTCAGTGGAGAGCACTGGACAGGAATGTTTGGAGGCAGTTGCTCAGAGACTCGAGTTAAGAGAg ATAACATACTTCAGTCTGTGGTACTTCAACAAGCAGAACCAGCAAAGATGGATTGACTTGGAGAAGCCGCTGAAAAAGCAGCTGGACAAGTATGGGCTGGAGCCAACCGTTTACTTTGGAGTTGTGTTTTACATACCCAGTGTCACCCAACTGCAACAGGAGATCACGAG ATATCAGTATTACCTACAGCTGAAGAAGGATGTTCTGGAGGGCAGGATCTCATGCTCCCTAGAGCAAGCCATCCGTTTAGCTAGCCTAGCAGTGCAAG CTGACTTTGGAGACTTCAACCGATATGATTCCCAGGAGTTCCTCCAGAAGTTTGTGCTGTTCCCCATT GACTGGATCCAGGATGAGCGAGTACTGGAAGAGGCCACTCAGAAAGTGGCCCTTCTTTATCAGTCCTTCAG gggTTTGTCAGCCCCAGAGGCAGAGATGTTGTACATGCAGGAGGTGGAGAAAATGGAAGGCTATGGCCAGGAAAGCTATCAAGCCAAG GACAATACAGGCACAGATGTTACCCTTGGATCCTGCCTTGATGGCATCTTTGTCAAGCATAAAAATGGCAGGCCACTTCTTTTATTTAG GTGGAATGAAATTAACAACATGAGTCACAACAGGTCCTTCTTTGCCCTGGAGCTAGCCAACAGAGAGGAGAGTGTTCAGTTCCAGACC GAAGACATGGAAACCTCCAAATATGTGTGCCGGATGTGTCTGGCCAGACTCAAGTTTTATAAGATTAACAAGAGTAGcct aGAGGAGTGTGACCCCCTGCCTTCTGAGGGCTCCCAGAAGTCCCTTCTCACTCTATCCTTTCCTCGCTTTCCAATGCTCTCTCGTCCCTCTCTGCCTTCTAATAAGGG TCAAACCCAGCCCACAGTTGTCAACCCAGTCAGACGGAGATCTTCTACTAGAATATCTCTG CCAAAGCCTCAGCCCTACATGATGCCCCCTCCGCAAATGCACTACAATGGCCATTTCACAGAGCCTTACACATCATCACAAG ACAACCTGTACATGAACAGTCAGAACGGTTATTACTACCACTCCCAGACCAGCCTGGACTGCTCTCCCCTGGAATACAGCAGTGGGGGACGTTTACGGAACGGCAGTGTATACAGTGCCCACAGCACCAGCTCTCTAACCAATCCCCAGCACTACCTGCAGCCCTCACCCATGTCCTCCAATCCCTCTATCACCAGCGATATCACCAGGCCGGACTACGTCCCCTCGCATCGTCACAGCGCTCTCATCCCGCCCTCCTACCGTGCCACTCCTGATTATGAGACAGTGATGCGTCAAAAGAAccgaggagcaggaggaggaatgGTTTTGTCTCAAGAGCACCGGCAGAGCCACTCCATGAGGAACCTAAACATTGGAAACTCGTACGCCTACAGCAGGCCAGACCCTCTAGTTTACAGCCAGCCGGAGATCAGGGGGGAACATGGCGGAGCAGCCCATCACCACCACTATCCCTTCCTCGGCTCCAGCTTCCACAGCCCGTCTCCATACCCCTATCCCACAGAGAGGAGACCTGTGGTGGGGGCAGTCAGTGTCCCGGAGCTCACGAATGTCCAGTTACAGCAGGCCCAAGAGTATCCAGCCCCCAACATCATGAGAACACACGTGTACCGACCGCCTCCGCCTTACCCATATGCCCATCCCCGCCCTGCTAACAGCACACCTGACCTGTCGCGTCACCTGTACGTCAGTAGTAGCAACCCAGACCTGATCATCACGCGGCGTGTGCACCACTCAGTCCAGACTTTCCAAGAGGACAGCCTGCCTGTGGCTCACTCCTTACAAGAGGTGTCGGAGCCTCTTTTCAGCGGACCcccacacagacacccacaccATGCTCAGAAGCGTAATTCCATTGAGATCGCCGGACTGGCGCATAGTTTCGAGGGGATGAGGGTCAAAGAGCGGACCGTGTCTTCTTCAGCAGCTGAAACCGCCACGCCCCCTCCGGTCCTGCGCGGAGGTCGCTCTCAGGGCTCTCAGCTCAACGTGTTCTTGGAACGCACAAAGACAGAGGACAGGGGAGACATTAAGGAGGACATTCAGTACGGACACAAGAAATCCCTTTCAGACGCCACCATGCTGGTTCACAGTAGCGGTGAAGAAGAGGAGTTTGAGGACGACGGCGGACGTCACACTCCGCTTTCTCAGGACGCAATAGCATCAATTGTTTCTGACCAGCAGCCACAACAGCATCACAGCTTtacatctctctcttctctgacGCCTCAGCAACAGACTCCCATTGAGCCTCCTCCTGCTTATCCCATAGGCTCCTCCCTGGACCCCTCAATAACAGGCTCCATGACCTACAAGGTTCACCCCCTGATCCAGGAGGGGGAGCCTCTGTACCTGCTGTCAGATTTACGGCAGCCCAGGATTATGCCCTCAGTGTCAGAGGGAGACCTGAGCGGCCAGGCCAAGCAGAAGACTAAGAAAGACTTCAAGAAGAGGCCTGTGTCTGATGTGCCTCCTGGGAAGAAAACAGTAGAAGGCTTGCCCCCTCCG GGCATGAAGAAAGGGGCTAGGTCAGAGGTGAAGAAGATGGGCCCGCTGAAGGTTGCCCATCTCAATGGCCTGTCAGTGTCCAGGCAGCCAATGCACGACGAGGTCAAGGATGAGCCTGAAAGAGCCTCTAATGACGAGAGG tgtaaaGTGCTGGAGCAGCATATGGAGAGCGGCGAGCTGTTAAAGGAGTACGAGAGTATCCCAAAGCGTCGTCCATCAGGGGAATGCACCATTGCCCAGCTGCCAGAGAGCGGAGACAAAAACCGCTTCCAAGACGTCCTGCCTTATGACGACACCCGAGTGGAGCTGGTTCCCACTAAAGAGAACAACACAGGCTACATCAATGCATCGCACATCAGA ATAACAGTAGGTGGACAGGAGTGGAGCTACATTGCTACACAGGGCCCCTTGTCGAACACGTGCCAGGACTTCTGGCAGATGGTATGGGAACAGGGAGTATCCATCATCGCCATGGTCACAGCTGAAGAG GAGAGCGGCCGAGAGAAGAGCTTCCGGTACTGGCCCCGACTCGGCTCACGACACAACACGGTGACGTACGGCCGCTTTAAGATCACCACACGGTTCCGCACAGAGTCCGGCTGCTACGCTACCACAGGGCTAAAGATCAAACACCTCCTGACGGGCCAAGAGAGGACCGTCTGGCACCTGCAGTACACAGATTGGCCTGACCACGGCTGTCCTGAGGACTTCAAAGGCTTCCTCA CCTACCTGGAGGAGATCCAGTCTGTGAGGAGACACACTAACAGCATCAGTGACCCAAAGAACACCAACCTACCTGTGCTGGTCCACTGCAGTGCTGGAGTGGGACGGACTGGAGTGATCATCCTGTCTGAGATCATGATAGCCTGCCTAGAGCACAATGAG ATGCTGGATGTCAGAACTGTCCTGTCAAAGCTGCGAAATCAGAGGATGATGATGGTTCAGACCTTGTCTCAGTACACCTTCATCTACAGGGTCCTCATCCAGTACCTCCGCAGCTCCAGGCTAATCTGA